Within the Periophthalmus magnuspinnatus isolate fPerMag1 chromosome 7, fPerMag1.2.pri, whole genome shotgun sequence genome, the region CGAGATGTCAGGTTATTATAAGAGTGTCTGTTTCAGGACAGACCTATTTCCACCTTCATCTGGCATGTCCATTGAAGGCAGATCAATATAAAGATTCTGCTTTCACAAGGTGGCAAAAACAATTCATAAGAGCAAAATGTCCTGCTTTAAAAATGGCCCAGTTCGCAGTTTTATACAAGTAACTTTTAGCAGATGATGTCTCTgctttatttcttctttttgacAGGGCTTTACCTTGGCCACAGCCTGTGGCAGTCGGACGCCCACAAAGTAGCATCTCCTTGTGTTCACAAAGTACCAGAGTTTCAACACAGCCTTCACCAGGGTCTGAAATAAAGCATTTACAGGCGATTATTTTGTAGGTCTGACTAACTTGTATCATTACAGCATTGGCAGGATCAGGGCAGGATCAAATTCAATCAAACTTACATCTCAATTGCTGACATTAACACATGGTTTTAGTTAGCCAATGTATAAAATAGTATAATACTCCCTCCTCACTCCAGTGTGTCATATGATCTTTGCCAAAGGTGAATGCTTGGATACAGGTGCCCGTGcaacaaatacatttccatGTCCAAAACAGACCCATGTCcttcagagaggagagagtctgTCCTTGGacgccacctgctggtcacaGAAAGGTAAAGCCAGTGCTCTTCAGGTCTGGTGATGATCCACAGCATGTCGTCAGGATTAAAGCAGAAATTGAGGGAAAGGAACAACGCCGTACAAGAAACAAAAGGTAGTTTATCTATCTTATGTCGggtaaacaacattttaacaatgttttgcATTACGAGCCTATGTCAGAATTTAGAATTATTACAGGTTTAAACCAGCCAGGCTTGGACTCTATTATAAAGTCTTAAAATGATCATGATAGCGCAGTTTAACCAAGTACATTCACATAAAAATACTACCTCAGATAATAACTGCAGACTGTTAGAGCCCTTTGGTCATCCCTTGGATCAGTCAGTCACAAACAGACACTGTTTGTGTCATGGAAGTATCCATGATTTGTAtacccacaatgcatttttacCGCTTAAAAAGTCATGTgactaaactgtttttttttttttcctttttttcttttttctttcttttttttaaattgggcaataaaaatgtttttttttttcttgtttgtttgcttttttcttatttatttattttttcttatttatttttcagtatcCATGGTGTTGTGCTAAACTACAACTAGTGGCCTAAAGAATTGTTACTTAGGTAGCAGTGATATTTTGTTCTATACCTTTCAAATACTATTTAAGATGTTCAAATCAATTTAAACTGTGGCATTACCACAGAGTTGTGCGTTTAAGTGATGACCTCGTGCCCTAAGGCCCTGGCCCGGTCATGGCCATGAGAGGTCACTGAGACTGACCCAGTTCAGGAGTGTCTTGTTGAACATGTGTATGTGTCCAGCGAGACCCaccacatctccaaatctctaACACCCTCTAAAGTCATGCTGACGCATGCTGACCCTCTGAAATGTGTGTCAGGACAGATACTGGAGGTGATGAACTGTGAGCGGCCCAGTTTGAGAGAATTATCTGATGGCTTTATTATTTAACTGTGTGACCCAAGATGACAATGTGGAGCATaaagaaaatagaaaacactggTCAGTATCGCTGTTGTGATCAATACAGCATCACACAAATAGTACCACTTAttaattttttaatatttatcaatAGAATAGTATTGTGGTCTTGCCCTTCAATCATTGCAagctttttaatgtaaattaaCAAATGTTGAAGTACAAGTAGCAGGACTATAAGAGACAAAGCAAAACTAAACAATATTAGTGACCTAAAAAATATTTGCTTTGAGATAAActatattttgtaaaatttgaTAGATCTGTTAATTTGAAGAATTTCTCTACATAGCTTAATCATTTTTAGAtaaaccaaataataataataaataaaatactttaatttACTGACTCCAAATCCACAGGTTCTTGGTTAGATGTGTCTCACATATGAAGCAAACAGCAGTGAATTTGTATAAGCTGCTGTTGTTAGTTGATTTATAATTATAGATCATAATGCGTCTACACccatgtgcatgtttgtgtcacTTTGCACAGCCATCACATATGAGGCCCGACCCAAAGTCCGTGAGATCAGAGGGGATTAATTCTCCATAAAAAGCAGATGTGGATCTTCAATGTTTTCAGTCGCTCAAAGACCAGGCAGAGACCACACTCACAGATAAGCTTTCATTTGGCCTTTTCACCTCTGCGGCTCGTCAACAGGTGATAACTTTatgttcattatttttatgtatattttgaacatttgtatatgcttatatttgtctgtattCAGGATTGCATCTTGAGCCCTTTTGTTTTAGTAGTGTATAACCTGATGCGCATATGTTTGTGCATGTTCAGCATGTGGCTGTTGGTGTTGAAGTGCTTGCTGCTATGTACTCTGATGAAAGAGAGCCAGTGCTGCTCCCCAGTGAACTTCACTTTACAGATGGAGAACAGCGAATGTGACCAGTGCGTGGTCATCAACACCACCATCTGCAGCGGCTTCTGCTACACTCAGGTGAGGACATTACCAATGGGCTTTGGATTTTTACTTTCCACAAGCAAATGTTTTGCTTATTTCTTTGCTAAGAGTGACTTTTACAAAGACACAAGAGATGTTTTGTTTAAGGTTTGATGAAACTTTTGCATGAATTAATTTGAATATGTTCTTGTAGCAAAatagagtaataataataattcttccATCTGTAAAGGGAATGGGAAGAAGTGTAAACTTATTAATCCCACTCCATGGACAATGcatatgaaatgttttataaaattcTATTCAAATTATGCATATTTTCATGAACTGCGTTATCATACTTTtctatgtatttgtttacattttgggaACTGTACTTTTTCTGTTACTGTTGAAACAAACCGTATTAAGATACTGACCCTTTTCAAGACATTATCATGCACTCATGCATTTACTATAGATTTAATTTAGACTGTGTGAAATCTTATGTAATAATTACACATTGTTTCTTTATTATTGTCAGGATACAAACCTGAGGGGTCGATTTGGCAGAAAATTCCTGGTTCAGCGCAGTTGCCTGGCCCTCTCTCTGGTGTATCATCCCATACATTTACCTGGCTGTCCTCTCAATGGGACGCACCTGTTTTATCCTGTGGCCAAGC harbors:
- the LOC117373031 gene encoding thyrotropin subunit beta-like yields the protein MWLLVLKCLLLCTLMKESQCCSPVNFTLQMENSECDQCVVINTTICSGFCYTQDTNLRGRFGRKFLVQRSCLALSLVYHPIHLPGCPLNGTHLFYPVAKRCSCRRCDTRTHHCVQTGQMPRVSLCSNYQEDEEKDPSIKGNLSIHRE